The genomic DNA CGTTCCCGCGCGACGGGAATCGATTTGCTGCCTTCGTAGAGTCCGATGATGACGTTGCAGCCGCTTTCCTTGAGATTGAGCGCGTGGGCGTGGCCTTGGGAACCGAATCCGAGCACAGCCAGGGTCTTGTTCTTCAGCACGCCGAGGTCGGCGTCGCGGTCCGTGTAAACTTTTGAGGGCATGAGAATGTGGGTGGTTGAGGGGATTGAGTTTGGGTTTCGTGAAAGGGTCCGCTTCACTTGCGGGGCAGGGCGACCTTGCCGGACCGGGTCAGATCGACGATGCCGAATTGGCGCATGAGTTCGAGGAACTTCTCGACCTTGCCTTCCTCCCCGGTGACTTCGATGGTGAGGCTGCGCGGTTCGACGCTGACGATTTTGGCCCGGAAAATATCGGTGATCTGCATGACTTCGGCGCGCGAGCGCGAATCCGTCTTCACCCGGACGAGGACCAGTTCGCGGTCCACGTACTCGCCCTCCCTGAAATCCCGTACTTCGAGAACGTCCACCAGTTTGTTCAACTGCTTGACGACTTGGTCCAGGGTGGCGTCGTCACCGCGGGTGACGATGGTCATGCGCGACGTGTGGGGCGTTTCGGTGGGCGCGACGTTGAGGGAGTCGATATTGTAGCCGCGCCCCGAGAACAGGCCCGCGACGCGGGTGAGCACCCCGAATTTGTTTTCGACCAGGATGGATATCGTGTGTCGCATATCGGATTGTGTTGTGTGGCTTCGCGCTGATGCCTGTGTCGTTCCGGCGGAGTCAGGAGAAAGCAAAGCCCGCGTTCCAACCGGAACTGCGGGCGACCTGAACTCGCTTAGACCGAGCGCCAAGCCGCGTCACCCGCG from Verrucomicrobiota bacterium includes the following:
- the ilvN gene encoding acetolactate synthase small subunit produces the protein MRHTISILVENKFGVLTRVAGLFSGRGYNIDSLNVAPTETPHTSRMTIVTRGDDATLDQVVKQLNKLVDVLEVRDFREGEYVDRELVLVRVKTDSRSRAEVMQITDIFRAKIVSVEPRSLTIEVTGEEGKVEKFLELMRQFGIVDLTRSGKVALPRK